In Girardinichthys multiradiatus isolate DD_20200921_A chromosome 18, DD_fGirMul_XY1, whole genome shotgun sequence, a single window of DNA contains:
- the ankk1 gene encoding ankyrin repeat and protein kinase domain-containing protein 1, with amino-acid sequence MDCCDRFLGQFRDFKRDDFEADWIKVAEGRFGQVYQVKVKLWREKCALKTFDPTLCSKNFYRKITDEVSNIAKLKFKYIMSIYGVCSDATAVVMDYMSNGSLNNLLSNHNFMWQKKFQMIHEISMGMNFLHSMKPPLLHLNLKTSNILLDDHLHVKISDFGIIHWKDGMFKTPFMERLTARGNINYIPPEVFTQCPDSPGTAFDVYSFGIVMWEILTQQKPYAGCSVTKVLLQVSKGKRPCLDMIPEEKPQECDELINIMKQCWDKTPQMRPPFSDIVWKTETLNEVVKIPGPIKNGGTEQKSNYSWMFSPVHKITLPEMSDTPSVSTADQHGKDGILSMLSKKDFSSFRQSVKREDVYMQFSGQKSLLHFTVASGDAESVKHVLSLGAEVNCTTARGYTPLIIAVLQRFYDIISLLLEHGAAATQGDEDQWTPLHFAAQNGDDRTIRLLLEKGAVADAQEKAGWMPLHLACQNGHETVVRLLLSRLSEDSIVDQEEDEGKTPLHLACSYGHLTIVKLLLARGADPNATDYSFSTALHLAAEQGYNRVVRLLVTYEVKTDISDIRGYTPLHLAALKGHAGICRQLLSLGANPNSKTDQGWTPIHLAALRGHEAVVVLLESKGGSVNLKGQNGWTPLHLACHQGESEVVAKLLGAKADPNTTEDSEGWTPLHIACTSLCFPCVLHLISHQADVNAVNTRNATPLHLAAQHGCVPIIKGLLLNGADWTLVDSSGSTALNVAQRCEKWEIVELLKNKCEE; translated from the exons ATGGATTGCTGTGACAGATTCCTTGGACAATTCAGGGACTTCAAGAGGGATGACTTTGAGGCCGATTGGATTAAGGTGGCTGAAGGCAGATTTGGTCAGGTGTACCAAGTCAAAGTCAAGCTCTGGCGGGAAAAATGTGCCCTGAAAACCTTTGATCCAACCTTGTGCAGCAAGAACTTTTACAG gaaaataacagatgaGGTGTCCAACATAGCCAAACTAAAGTTCAAATACATCATGTCCATCTACGGAGTGTGCAGTGACGCTACTGCTGTTGTTATGGATTACATGAGTAACGGATCCCTGAACAATCTCCTGTCCAATCACAACTTCATGTGGCAAAAGAAGTTTCAGATGATCCATGAGATCTCCATGGGGATGAATTTTCTTCACAGCATGAAACCTCCCCTGCTCCATCTTAACCTTAAGACATCCAATATCCTACTGGATGATCATCTTCATGTCAAG ATTTCAGATTTTGGTATAATCCACTGGAAGGACGGCATGTTCAAGACGCCGTTCATGGAGCGCCTGACAGCAAGAGGGAACATAAATTATATTCCTCCTGAGGTCTTTACCCAGTGCCCTGATTCACCAGGAACTGCTTTTGATGTTTACAG CTTCGGGATTGTGATGTGGGAGATACTGACACAGCAGAAACCCTACGCAG GGTGCAGTGTGACCAAAGTGCTGCTGCAAGTGTCAAAAGGGAAGAGGCCCTGTTTGGACATGATTCCTGAGGAAAAGCCCCAGGAGTGTGACGAACTGATCAACATCATGAAACAGTGTTGGGACAAGACTCCCCAGATGAGACCCCCGTTCTCAG ACATTGTGTGGAAAACAGAGACTCTGAACGAAGTCGTAAAGATCCCAGGACCGATAAAAAATGGTGGTACTGAGCAGAAATCAAATTACTCCTGGATGTTCTCTCCAGTACATAAA ATCACGTTGCCTGAGATGTCTGATACACCTTCAGTAAGCACAG CTGACCAACATGGCAAGGATGGCATTCTCTCTATGCTATCCAAAAAGGACTTCAGTAGTTTCAGGCAGTCTGTGAAAAGAGAGGACGTGTACATGCAGTTTTCGGGCCAAAAGAGCCTCCTTCACTTCACAGTAGCCAGCGGTGATGCAGAGAGTGTCAAGCATGTCCTGAGTCTGGGTGCTGAAGTAAACTGTACAACTGCCAGAGGTTATACTCCCCTTATCATCGCTGTTCTACAAAG GTTTTATGacatcatctctttgctgctgGAACATGGAGCAGCTGCAACACAAGGAGATGAAGATCAATGGACACCTCTGCATTTCGCTGCACAGAATGGTGACGACAGAACCATTCGTCTCCTGCTGGAAAAAGGAGCTGTGGCCGACGCGCAAGAAAAAGCCGGATGGATGCCATTGCACCTGGCGTGCCAGAATGGCCATGAAACAGTGGTGCGCCTGCTGCTTTCGCGGCTGTCGGAAGACTCTATTGTGGATCaggaggaggatgaaggaaAAACGCCGCTCCACCTAGCCTGCTCCTACGGACATCTCACCATTGTCAAACTTCTCCTTGCTCGTGGTGCGGATCCGAATGCTACAGACTATTCTTTCTCTACTGCTCTTCATCTAGCAGCTGAGCAAGGCTATAATCGTGTAGTCAGACTATTGGTGACTTATGAGGTCAAAACTGATATTTCAGACATCAGGGGATACACTCCACTTCATCTGGCTGCGCTGAAGGGTCATGCGGGCATTTGCAGGCAGCTGCTGAGTTTGGGAGCCAACCCAAACTCCAAGACTGACCAAGGGTGGACTCCCATACACCTGGCAGCTCTAAGAGGACACGAAGCTGTGGTGGTCCTTCTGGAGAGTAAGGGTGGTTCAGTGAACCTAAAAGGCCAGAACGGATGGACTCCACTACACCTGGCCTGCCACCAGGGTGAATCAGAGGTAGTGGCAAAGCTCCTGGGAGCCAAAGCTGACCCAAACACCACAGAGGACAGTGAGGGATGGACACCCCTGCACATAGCCTGTACCAGTCTTTGTTTCCCATGTGTCCTCCACCTAATATCACATCAAGCAGATGTCAATGCAGTAAACACAAGAAATGCAACGCCTTTACACCTGGCTGCCCAACATGGCTGCGTGCCCATTATTAAAGGTCTGCTGTTGAACGGAGCAGACTGGACACTGGTGGACTCTTCTGGATCCACAGCTCTGAATGTAGCCCAGCGGTGTGAAAAATGGGAAATTGTGGAGCTACTAAAGAATAAATGTGAAGAGTAA